One Odontesthes bonariensis isolate fOdoBon6 chromosome 17, fOdoBon6.hap1, whole genome shotgun sequence genomic window carries:
- the calm1a gene encoding calmodulin-1a: protein MADQLTEEQIAEFKEAFSLFDKDGDGTITTKELGTVMRSLGQNPTEAELQDMINEVDADGNGTIDFPEFLTMMARKMKDTDSEEEIREAFRVFDKDGNGYISAAELRHVMTNLGEKLTDEEVDEMIREADIDGDGQVNYEEFVQMMTAK from the exons ATG gCAGACCAACTAACAGAAGAGCAGATCGCTG AGTTCAAGGAGGCCTTCTCCCTGTTTGATAAAGATGGAGACGGCACCATCACCACCAAGGAGCTGGGCACCGTCATGAGGTCACTGGGTCAGAACCCGACTGAAGCTGAGCTCCAGGACATGATTAACGAGGTGGATGCTGACG GCAACGGGACCATCGACTTCCCTGAGTTCCTGACGATGATGGCGAGGAAGATGAAGGACACTGACAGCGAGGAGGAGATCAGGGAGGCATTCAGAGTCTTTGACAAG GACGGCAACGGATACATCAGTGCGGCCGAGCTGCGTCACGTGATGACTAACCTGGGGGAGAAGCTCACGGACGAGGAAGTAGACGAGATGATCAGAGAAGCCGACATCGACGGCGACGGACAGGTCAACTACGAAG AGTTTGTTCAGATGATGACCGCCAAATGA
- the nrde2 gene encoding nuclear exosome regulator NRDE2 isoform X1, whose amino-acid sequence MALFPAFSEVASNKVEDSSKEFDWLENKSFQTGDALSLHSRFLEKTGEVPEKREESVGRDVSSAEGEEKGDGDVPPRKKKKKSEKKRKKKKKHKKKGGSSGSDSETIYPSDLKREEEADRPQVAPLASRFSWLDDLQLPTEQPFCVDSKPDASNWTYKSLYRGDVARYKRKGSSALGLDSRRQEVSWEESDTKKKRRAGDSKKSTDRYFSAASRRLLRSELPVPVLPVTPDGSRAISSASFLALGDDEGDNKGRGTDGRVQTSSVNPLGVYDSSTALWLQGKGQQEEQKQDTQTGEGVALVVGRTEEFNRRLREEPADTQLWIQFIRYQDELSAAVFGGEGQQQDGDSAERRRSSCRAVLEKKLSIAERAVATNPTCIALQLERLRICQELWEPSALAKEWKKLVFLHPNSPPLWRQYLLFTQSYFSNFTVLKVNSAYGKCLSTLGAVRDGSMVSHPALPGTEEDLLDIFTQQCHFLRQSGHSEKAITLFQAMLDFTFFKPDSVQKLSTKQQVEFFEPFWDSGEARVGEVGARGWKAWMLQQERGGWLQPSAEEEEEEEEEDEEEVKDRSQPRWTVWLDVESSREAAHWLPWRPDKTKGQSEEDCEDPDRQVLFDDIGPSMICLSSPELQLRLLLHFLSFLGLPVGSVLPADSCQPDLLLENLSLLTQGNELQHPLTSYDLPDPGVNSVGHMTTLQGTRKWVGLGKQGEKFLTNVLSTVQSVLPPHHRSFLSLSLIQYEKLKVLRCLCNNKKRLRIQGKRSKRFAKRLLKEPDNRSSLVLWREYAHLEWMLGSLDEARKVFSTATALEGTKGLSSPTLCELCLLWSQLEVENRAKEPAGRLTDVTTSPAVCVLTRLAEGTSSTSSESLSPVSILKARKSYEQALTANLSALEQNMKNLQPNRKDGLEEKLRFRGLVGCYALFQYLTVSIQAATAVYSQARERLEELYRTLTPEKTSHSAADSSHCAKRLASECEVLAVQQAALLKYHSNIGVFPLKTLRETLTSALSAWPSSAPLWSIYVQVENRYHSAGRARRFFHSVIRDSSSVVPRLFAIVAEQQRKQLVDAAQRSFSCDKTLSILPENGLSNRIRGLFESAAATEMGALCPLLWRMYIHFLLSERKVDKARGIFYKALQNIPWAKGLYMDAVQLFPEHLQEFVDLMTEKELRLRLPLEELDILLED is encoded by the exons ATGGCTCTGTTTCCAGCTTTTTCAGAAGTAGCGAGCAACAAAGTTGAAGATTCTTCTAAAG AATTTGATTGGCTGGAGAATAAGAGCTTTCAGACCGGGGATGCACTCTCTCTTCACAGTCGTTTTTTAGAGAAAACCGGTGAGGTGCCtgaaaaaagagaggaaag TGTTGGTCGTGATGTTAGCTCTGCTGAGGGAGAGGAGAAGGGAGACGGTGATGTGCCaccaaggaagaagaaaaagaagagtgaaaagaaaaggaaaaagaagaaaaagcataAAAAGAAGGGTGGGAGCAGTGGATCGGACTCTGAAACCATCTATCCCAGTGATctgaaaagagaagaagaggcgGATAG GCCACAGGTTGCTCCGTTAGCAAGCCGCTTCTCCTGGCTGGATGACCTCCAGCTGCCCACAGAGCAGCCGTTCTGTGTGGATAGTAAACCGGACGCATCCAACTGGACTTACAAGTCCCTGTACAGAGGAGACGTAGCCAG GTATAAGAGGAAAGGCAGCTCCGCCTTGGGTCTGGACTCCAGAAGGCAGGAAGTCAGCTGGGAGGAATCAGACACAAAAAAGAAGCGGAGAGCAGGAGACAGCAAGAAATCAACGGACAGATACTTTTCTGCAGCCAGTCGGCGACTGCTGAGGTCTGAGCTACCTGTTCCTGTGTTACCTGTGACTCCTGACGGTAGCAGGGCCATCAGCTCAGCCTCCTTCCTCGCTCTGGGTGATGATGAAGGGGACAACAAAGGACGAGGGACAG ATGGCAGAGTGCAGACATCTTCTGTAAATCCCCTCGGCGTTTACGACTCGTCCACGGCCCTGTGGCTGCAGGGGAAAGGAcagcaggaggagcagaagcaggacaCGCAGACGGGGGAGGGCGTTGCTCTTGTGGTCGGGAGGACTGAGGAGTTTAACAGGCGGCTCAGAGAGGAACCAGCAGACACACAGCTGTGGATACAGTTCATACGATACCAG GATGAGCTGAGCGCGGCCGTGTTTGGAGGCGAGGGACAGCAGCAGGACGGCGACTCAGCCGAGCGTCGCCGGTCCTCCTGCAGAGCGGTCCTGGAGAAAAAGCTGAGCATCGCAGAGCGAGCTGTGGCCACCAACCCCACCTGCATCGCTCTGCAGCTCGAGAGGCTCAGGATCTGCCAGGAGCTCTGGGAGCCCTCGGCTCTGGCTAAAGAATGGAAGAAACTT GTGTTCCTCCACCCAAACAGTCCCCCCTTGTGGAGGCAGTATCTGCTCTTTACCCAGAGCTACTTCAGCAACTTCACTGTGTTGAAAGTCAACTCTGCGTACGGGAAGTGTCTGAGCACGCTCGGTGCTGTCCGAGACGGCAGCATGGTGTCTCATCCAGCTCTGCCAGGAACTGAGGAGGACTTGTTGG ATATCTTTACCCAGCAGTGCCATTTCCTGCGTCAGTCCGGTCACTCTGAGAAAGCGATTACACTGTTTCAGGCCATGCTCGACTTTACCTTTTTCAAACCTGACAGTGTGCAAAAACTGTCCACCAAGCAGCAG GTGGAGTTCTTTGAGCCTTTTTGGGACAGCGGGGAGGCCAGAGTCGGGGAGGTGGGGGCCAGAGGCTGGAAAGCCTGGATGCTCCAACAAGAGCGAGGAGGATGGCTTCAGCCCAGTGCCG aggaagaggaggaggaggaggaagaggatgaggaggaggtgaAGGACAGGAGTCAGCCCAGGTGGACGGTCTGGCTGGACGTGGAGTCGTCCCGTGAAGCTGCTCACTGGTTGCCCTGGAGACCTGACAAAACCAAGGGCCAATCGGAGGAGGACTGTGAGGACCCTGACAGACAG GTGTTGTTTGATGACATCGGCCCATCCATGATCTGTCTGTCTTCACCAGAGCTCCAGCTCAGGCTTCTTCTGCATTTCTTGTCCTTCCTGGGTCTGCCTGTAGGCTCTGTGCTCCCTGCTGACTCCTGTCAGCCAGACCTGCTACTGGAGAACCTTTCTCTTCTCACTCAGG GTAATGAGCTCCAGCATCCTCTGACCTCTTACGACCTGCCCGACCCTGGAGTAAACTCTGTAGGTCACATGACCACTCTTCAGGGAACAAGGAAGTGGGTTGGGCTCGGGAAGCAGGGCGAGAAGTTTCTCACCAACGTATTGAGCACGGTGCAGTCTGTCCTTCCTCCACACCACCGATCCTTTCTGTCACTCAGCTTAATCCAGTACGAGAAACTCAAG GTTTTGCGATGCTTGTGCAACAATAAAAAGCGTCTTCGCATTCAAGGCAAACGCAGCAAGCGGTTTGCCAAGCGGCTGCTCAAAGAACCTGACAATCGCTCATCGCTGGTGTTGTGGAGGGAGTACGCCCACCTGGAGTGGATGCTGGGCAGTCTGGATGAGGCCCGCAAGGTGTTCTCCACGGCCACAGCGTTGGAGGGAACCAAAGGGCTGAGCAGCCCCACTCTGTGCGAGCTGTGCCTCCTGTGGTCCCAGCTGGAGGTGGAAAACCGAGCGAAAGAGCCAGCAGGGCGGCTTACAGATGTAACCACGTCGCCGGCTGTGTGCGTTCTGACCCGGCTCGCAGAGGGAACCTCCTCCACATCCTCTGAGTCCCTCTCCCCGGTTTCCATCCTGAAAGCCAGGAAGTCCTATGAACAAGCTTTAACTGCCAACTTGTCTGCGCTGGAGCAAAACATGAAGAATCTTCAGCCCAACAGAAAAG ATGGGCTGGAGGAGAAGCTGAGGTTCAGAGGTCTTGTTGGCTGCTATGctctgttccagtacctcacagtGAGCATCCAAGCAGCTACTGCTGTCTACAGCCAGGCCAGAGAGAGGCTGGAGGAGCTGTATCGTACGCTAACACCTGAGAAAACCAGCCACTCTGCAGCTGATTCCAGCCACTGTGCGAAACGGTTAGCTTCAGAGTGTGAGGTGCTAGCTGTGCAGCAGGCGGCTCTGCTGAAGTACCACAGCAACATTGGTGTGTTTCCTCTGAAAACCCTGAGAGAAACGCTCACCTCGGCCCTCTCGGCGTGGCCCAGCAGCGCCCCTCTGTGGAGCATATATGTGCAG GTGGAAAATCGTTACCATAGCGCTGGCCGGGCACGGCGTTTTTTCCACTCCGTAATCAGAGACAGCAGCAGCGTCGTGCCACGCCTCTTTGCTATTGTTGCTGAACAACAAAGGAAGCAGCTGGTGGATGCTGCTCAGAG GTCTTTTAGCTGCGATAAAACGCTGTCCATACTGCCCGAAAACGGCCTCAGCAACCGAATCCGAGGACTGTTTGAAAGCGCCGCAGCAACAGAGATGGGTGCTCTCTGTCCTTTACTGTGGAGGATGTACATTCACTTCCTG TTGTCAGAAAGAAAAGTGGATAAAGCCAGAGGGATCTTCTACAAGGCCTTGCAGAACATCCCCTGGGCGAAG GGTCTGTATATGGACGCGGTTCAGCTGTTCCCCGAGCATCTGCAGGAGTTCGTTGATCTGATGACGGAGAAAGAACTCCGACTGAGGCTGCCTTTAGAAGAGCTGGATATACTGCTGGAAGACTGA
- the nrde2 gene encoding nuclear exosome regulator NRDE2 isoform X2 produces the protein MALFPAFSEVASNKVEDSSKEFDWLENKSFQTGDALSLHSRFLEKTGEVPEKREESSAEGEEKGDGDVPPRKKKKKSEKKRKKKKKHKKKGGSSGSDSETIYPSDLKREEEADRPQVAPLASRFSWLDDLQLPTEQPFCVDSKPDASNWTYKSLYRGDVARYKRKGSSALGLDSRRQEVSWEESDTKKKRRAGDSKKSTDRYFSAASRRLLRSELPVPVLPVTPDGSRAISSASFLALGDDEGDNKGRGTDGRVQTSSVNPLGVYDSSTALWLQGKGQQEEQKQDTQTGEGVALVVGRTEEFNRRLREEPADTQLWIQFIRYQDELSAAVFGGEGQQQDGDSAERRRSSCRAVLEKKLSIAERAVATNPTCIALQLERLRICQELWEPSALAKEWKKLVFLHPNSPPLWRQYLLFTQSYFSNFTVLKVNSAYGKCLSTLGAVRDGSMVSHPALPGTEEDLLDIFTQQCHFLRQSGHSEKAITLFQAMLDFTFFKPDSVQKLSTKQQVEFFEPFWDSGEARVGEVGARGWKAWMLQQERGGWLQPSAEEEEEEEEEDEEEVKDRSQPRWTVWLDVESSREAAHWLPWRPDKTKGQSEEDCEDPDRQVLFDDIGPSMICLSSPELQLRLLLHFLSFLGLPVGSVLPADSCQPDLLLENLSLLTQGNELQHPLTSYDLPDPGVNSVGHMTTLQGTRKWVGLGKQGEKFLTNVLSTVQSVLPPHHRSFLSLSLIQYEKLKVLRCLCNNKKRLRIQGKRSKRFAKRLLKEPDNRSSLVLWREYAHLEWMLGSLDEARKVFSTATALEGTKGLSSPTLCELCLLWSQLEVENRAKEPAGRLTDVTTSPAVCVLTRLAEGTSSTSSESLSPVSILKARKSYEQALTANLSALEQNMKNLQPNRKDGLEEKLRFRGLVGCYALFQYLTVSIQAATAVYSQARERLEELYRTLTPEKTSHSAADSSHCAKRLASECEVLAVQQAALLKYHSNIGVFPLKTLRETLTSALSAWPSSAPLWSIYVQVENRYHSAGRARRFFHSVIRDSSSVVPRLFAIVAEQQRKQLVDAAQRSFSCDKTLSILPENGLSNRIRGLFESAAATEMGALCPLLWRMYIHFLLSERKVDKARGIFYKALQNIPWAKGLYMDAVQLFPEHLQEFVDLMTEKELRLRLPLEELDILLED, from the exons ATGGCTCTGTTTCCAGCTTTTTCAGAAGTAGCGAGCAACAAAGTTGAAGATTCTTCTAAAG AATTTGATTGGCTGGAGAATAAGAGCTTTCAGACCGGGGATGCACTCTCTCTTCACAGTCGTTTTTTAGAGAAAACCGGTGAGGTGCCtgaaaaaagagaggaaag CTCTGCTGAGGGAGAGGAGAAGGGAGACGGTGATGTGCCaccaaggaagaagaaaaagaagagtgaaaagaaaaggaaaaagaagaaaaagcataAAAAGAAGGGTGGGAGCAGTGGATCGGACTCTGAAACCATCTATCCCAGTGATctgaaaagagaagaagaggcgGATAG GCCACAGGTTGCTCCGTTAGCAAGCCGCTTCTCCTGGCTGGATGACCTCCAGCTGCCCACAGAGCAGCCGTTCTGTGTGGATAGTAAACCGGACGCATCCAACTGGACTTACAAGTCCCTGTACAGAGGAGACGTAGCCAG GTATAAGAGGAAAGGCAGCTCCGCCTTGGGTCTGGACTCCAGAAGGCAGGAAGTCAGCTGGGAGGAATCAGACACAAAAAAGAAGCGGAGAGCAGGAGACAGCAAGAAATCAACGGACAGATACTTTTCTGCAGCCAGTCGGCGACTGCTGAGGTCTGAGCTACCTGTTCCTGTGTTACCTGTGACTCCTGACGGTAGCAGGGCCATCAGCTCAGCCTCCTTCCTCGCTCTGGGTGATGATGAAGGGGACAACAAAGGACGAGGGACAG ATGGCAGAGTGCAGACATCTTCTGTAAATCCCCTCGGCGTTTACGACTCGTCCACGGCCCTGTGGCTGCAGGGGAAAGGAcagcaggaggagcagaagcaggacaCGCAGACGGGGGAGGGCGTTGCTCTTGTGGTCGGGAGGACTGAGGAGTTTAACAGGCGGCTCAGAGAGGAACCAGCAGACACACAGCTGTGGATACAGTTCATACGATACCAG GATGAGCTGAGCGCGGCCGTGTTTGGAGGCGAGGGACAGCAGCAGGACGGCGACTCAGCCGAGCGTCGCCGGTCCTCCTGCAGAGCGGTCCTGGAGAAAAAGCTGAGCATCGCAGAGCGAGCTGTGGCCACCAACCCCACCTGCATCGCTCTGCAGCTCGAGAGGCTCAGGATCTGCCAGGAGCTCTGGGAGCCCTCGGCTCTGGCTAAAGAATGGAAGAAACTT GTGTTCCTCCACCCAAACAGTCCCCCCTTGTGGAGGCAGTATCTGCTCTTTACCCAGAGCTACTTCAGCAACTTCACTGTGTTGAAAGTCAACTCTGCGTACGGGAAGTGTCTGAGCACGCTCGGTGCTGTCCGAGACGGCAGCATGGTGTCTCATCCAGCTCTGCCAGGAACTGAGGAGGACTTGTTGG ATATCTTTACCCAGCAGTGCCATTTCCTGCGTCAGTCCGGTCACTCTGAGAAAGCGATTACACTGTTTCAGGCCATGCTCGACTTTACCTTTTTCAAACCTGACAGTGTGCAAAAACTGTCCACCAAGCAGCAG GTGGAGTTCTTTGAGCCTTTTTGGGACAGCGGGGAGGCCAGAGTCGGGGAGGTGGGGGCCAGAGGCTGGAAAGCCTGGATGCTCCAACAAGAGCGAGGAGGATGGCTTCAGCCCAGTGCCG aggaagaggaggaggaggaggaagaggatgaggaggaggtgaAGGACAGGAGTCAGCCCAGGTGGACGGTCTGGCTGGACGTGGAGTCGTCCCGTGAAGCTGCTCACTGGTTGCCCTGGAGACCTGACAAAACCAAGGGCCAATCGGAGGAGGACTGTGAGGACCCTGACAGACAG GTGTTGTTTGATGACATCGGCCCATCCATGATCTGTCTGTCTTCACCAGAGCTCCAGCTCAGGCTTCTTCTGCATTTCTTGTCCTTCCTGGGTCTGCCTGTAGGCTCTGTGCTCCCTGCTGACTCCTGTCAGCCAGACCTGCTACTGGAGAACCTTTCTCTTCTCACTCAGG GTAATGAGCTCCAGCATCCTCTGACCTCTTACGACCTGCCCGACCCTGGAGTAAACTCTGTAGGTCACATGACCACTCTTCAGGGAACAAGGAAGTGGGTTGGGCTCGGGAAGCAGGGCGAGAAGTTTCTCACCAACGTATTGAGCACGGTGCAGTCTGTCCTTCCTCCACACCACCGATCCTTTCTGTCACTCAGCTTAATCCAGTACGAGAAACTCAAG GTTTTGCGATGCTTGTGCAACAATAAAAAGCGTCTTCGCATTCAAGGCAAACGCAGCAAGCGGTTTGCCAAGCGGCTGCTCAAAGAACCTGACAATCGCTCATCGCTGGTGTTGTGGAGGGAGTACGCCCACCTGGAGTGGATGCTGGGCAGTCTGGATGAGGCCCGCAAGGTGTTCTCCACGGCCACAGCGTTGGAGGGAACCAAAGGGCTGAGCAGCCCCACTCTGTGCGAGCTGTGCCTCCTGTGGTCCCAGCTGGAGGTGGAAAACCGAGCGAAAGAGCCAGCAGGGCGGCTTACAGATGTAACCACGTCGCCGGCTGTGTGCGTTCTGACCCGGCTCGCAGAGGGAACCTCCTCCACATCCTCTGAGTCCCTCTCCCCGGTTTCCATCCTGAAAGCCAGGAAGTCCTATGAACAAGCTTTAACTGCCAACTTGTCTGCGCTGGAGCAAAACATGAAGAATCTTCAGCCCAACAGAAAAG ATGGGCTGGAGGAGAAGCTGAGGTTCAGAGGTCTTGTTGGCTGCTATGctctgttccagtacctcacagtGAGCATCCAAGCAGCTACTGCTGTCTACAGCCAGGCCAGAGAGAGGCTGGAGGAGCTGTATCGTACGCTAACACCTGAGAAAACCAGCCACTCTGCAGCTGATTCCAGCCACTGTGCGAAACGGTTAGCTTCAGAGTGTGAGGTGCTAGCTGTGCAGCAGGCGGCTCTGCTGAAGTACCACAGCAACATTGGTGTGTTTCCTCTGAAAACCCTGAGAGAAACGCTCACCTCGGCCCTCTCGGCGTGGCCCAGCAGCGCCCCTCTGTGGAGCATATATGTGCAG GTGGAAAATCGTTACCATAGCGCTGGCCGGGCACGGCGTTTTTTCCACTCCGTAATCAGAGACAGCAGCAGCGTCGTGCCACGCCTCTTTGCTATTGTTGCTGAACAACAAAGGAAGCAGCTGGTGGATGCTGCTCAGAG GTCTTTTAGCTGCGATAAAACGCTGTCCATACTGCCCGAAAACGGCCTCAGCAACCGAATCCGAGGACTGTTTGAAAGCGCCGCAGCAACAGAGATGGGTGCTCTCTGTCCTTTACTGTGGAGGATGTACATTCACTTCCTG TTGTCAGAAAGAAAAGTGGATAAAGCCAGAGGGATCTTCTACAAGGCCTTGCAGAACATCCCCTGGGCGAAG GGTCTGTATATGGACGCGGTTCAGCTGTTCCCCGAGCATCTGCAGGAGTTCGTTGATCTGATGACGGAGAAAGAACTCCGACTGAGGCTGCCTTTAGAAGAGCTGGATATACTGCTGGAAGACTGA